The following proteins are co-located in the Micromonospora viridifaciens genome:
- the folP gene encoding dihydropteroate synthase → MAGALRLGGRTFSPGELVVMAIVNRTPDSFFDRGATFTHDRALRAVERAVTEGAEIVDIGGVKAGPGDEVDVAEEIRRTVDTIAAVRAAFPEVVISIDTWRAEVAVEAVAAGADLLNDTWSGADPALARVAAETGAGLVCSHAGGLAPRTRPHRAAFDDVVADVVTTVTGLAERAVALGVRPDGILIDPAHDFGKNTRHSLEITRRLGELTDTGWPLLVALSNKDFIGETLDLPVPDRLEGTLAATAVSAWLGARVFRAHQVRETRRVLDMVASIKGDRPPTLTRRGLA, encoded by the coding sequence ATGGCCGGGGCGCTGCGGCTCGGTGGGCGGACGTTCTCCCCGGGCGAGCTGGTGGTGATGGCGATCGTCAATCGCACGCCGGACTCGTTCTTCGACCGGGGTGCCACCTTCACCCACGACCGCGCGCTGCGCGCGGTGGAGCGGGCGGTGACCGAGGGCGCGGAGATCGTCGACATCGGCGGGGTCAAGGCCGGGCCCGGCGACGAGGTGGACGTGGCCGAGGAGATCCGGCGGACGGTGGACACCATCGCCGCCGTCCGGGCCGCCTTTCCCGAGGTGGTCATCTCGATCGACACCTGGCGGGCCGAGGTGGCGGTGGAGGCGGTGGCCGCCGGCGCCGACCTGCTCAACGACACCTGGTCGGGGGCCGATCCCGCGCTGGCGCGGGTGGCCGCCGAGACCGGCGCCGGGCTGGTCTGCTCGCACGCGGGCGGCCTCGCCCCGCGGACCCGGCCGCACCGGGCCGCGTTCGACGACGTGGTGGCCGACGTGGTCACGACGGTGACCGGGCTCGCCGAGCGCGCGGTCGCCCTCGGCGTACGCCCGGACGGGATCCTGATCGACCCGGCGCACGACTTCGGCAAGAACACCCGGCACTCGCTGGAGATCACCCGGCGGCTGGGGGAACTCACCGACACCGGGTGGCCGCTGCTGGTCGCCCTGTCGAACAAGGACTTCATCGGCGAGACGCTGGACCTGCCGGTGCCGGACCGGTTGGAGGGCACGCTCGCCGCCACCGCCGTGTCGGCCTGGCTCGGTGCCCGGGTGTTCCGCGCCCACCAGGTGCGCGAGACCCGCCGGGTGCTGGACATGGTCGCCTCGATCAAGGGGGACCGGCCGCCGACCCTGACCCGCCGCGGCCTGGCCTGA
- the ndhC gene encoding NADH-quinone oxidoreductase subunit A yields MTGYLGSYATLGLLLLVAVLFFVTAFSANRVLRPGRPADPWGKRASYECGLDPVGGDWAQMQIRYYVYAYLYLLFAVEAVFLFPWALVFDRPGFGVTTVVEMAVFVAVVALGILYAWRKNILRWT; encoded by the coding sequence GTGACCGGTTACCTCGGCTCGTACGCCACCCTCGGTCTCCTCCTGCTCGTCGCTGTCCTCTTCTTCGTTACGGCGTTCTCGGCCAATCGGGTGTTACGTCCTGGCCGTCCGGCCGATCCCTGGGGCAAGCGGGCCAGCTATGAGTGCGGCCTCGACCCGGTCGGCGGCGACTGGGCGCAGATGCAGATCCGCTACTACGTCTACGCGTACCTCTACCTGCTCTTCGCGGTGGAGGCGGTCTTCCTCTTCCCCTGGGCGCTGGTCTTCGACCGGCCCGGGTTCGGCGTGACCACCGTGGTGGAGATGGCGGTCTTCGTCGCCGTGGTGGCGCTCGGCATCCTCTACGCCTGGCGCAAGAACATCCTCCGCTGGACCTGA
- a CDS encoding 2-oxoacid:acceptor oxidoreductase subunit alpha — MTKQIRQLDRVVIRFAGDSGDGMQLTGDRFTSETAQLGNDISTLPNFPAEIRAPAGTLPGVSSFQVHFADYDILTPGDAPNVLVAMNPAALKANLGDLPRGADIIVNTDEFTKRNLAKVGYAASPLEDGSLDGYVVHPVALTSMTIGALAEQDVSKKDAERAKNMFALGLLSWMYSRPFESTLRFLERKFAARPELVAANVAAFRAGWNFGETTEDFSVRYEVKPARMVPGTYRNITGNQALSLGLVAAGVRSGLPVFLGAYPITPASDILHELSKHKRFGVVTMQAEDEIAAVGAALGASYGGSLGVTTTSGPGVALKGETISLAVALELPLVIVDVQRAGPSTGMPTKTEQADLNMALYGRHGEAPVAVIAPRSPADCFHAALEAARIALTYRTPVILLSDNYVANGSEPWLLPEVESLPDLRVDFATAPNAEDGVTFLPYLRDPQTLARPWAIPGTPGLEHRIGGLEKADKTGDISYDPANHDLMVRTRAARIETIPVPDVEVEDPDGDARVLVLGWGSTYGPIGAACRSLRQRGLPVAQAHLRHLAPMPANLGQVLAAYDRVVIPEMNLGQLAHVIRARYLVDVIGYNQVRGLPFTAAELETMLEEVCKNV, encoded by the coding sequence GTGACCAAGCAGATCCGTCAACTGGACCGGGTGGTGATCCGGTTTGCCGGTGACTCGGGCGACGGCATGCAGCTGACTGGTGACCGGTTCACGTCGGAGACGGCCCAGTTGGGTAACGACATTTCGACGTTGCCGAATTTCCCGGCGGAGATTCGGGCGCCGGCAGGGACGTTGCCGGGTGTGTCGAGTTTCCAGGTGCATTTCGCCGACTATGACATCTTGACGCCGGGCGATGCGCCCAACGTGCTGGTGGCGATGAATCCGGCGGCGTTGAAGGCGAATCTGGGGGACCTGCCGCGGGGTGCGGACATCATCGTGAACACGGATGAGTTCACGAAGCGGAACCTGGCGAAGGTCGGGTACGCGGCCAGCCCGCTGGAGGATGGTTCCCTGGACGGGTACGTGGTGCACCCGGTGGCGTTGACGTCGATGACGATCGGCGCGCTGGCCGAGCAGGACGTGTCGAAGAAGGACGCCGAGCGGGCGAAGAACATGTTCGCGCTGGGCCTGCTCAGCTGGATGTATTCGCGGCCGTTCGAGTCGACGCTGCGGTTCCTGGAACGGAAGTTCGCGGCGCGTCCGGAGTTGGTGGCGGCGAACGTGGCCGCGTTCCGGGCGGGGTGGAATTTCGGGGAGACGACCGAGGACTTCTCGGTGCGGTACGAGGTGAAGCCGGCGCGGATGGTGCCGGGCACCTACCGGAACATCACCGGTAACCAGGCGTTGTCGCTGGGCCTGGTGGCCGCGGGGGTGCGCTCGGGGTTGCCGGTGTTCCTGGGGGCTTATCCGATCACGCCGGCCTCGGACATCCTGCACGAGTTGAGCAAGCACAAGCGGTTCGGTGTGGTCACGATGCAGGCCGAGGACGAGATCGCCGCGGTGGGTGCGGCGCTCGGCGCCTCCTACGGCGGTTCCCTCGGCGTGACGACCACCAGTGGACCCGGGGTGGCGTTGAAGGGGGAGACGATCTCCCTGGCGGTGGCGTTGGAGTTGCCGCTGGTGATCGTGGACGTGCAGCGGGCCGGTCCGTCCACGGGCATGCCGACCAAGACCGAGCAGGCTGATCTGAACATGGCCCTGTACGGCCGGCACGGTGAGGCGCCGGTCGCGGTGATCGCCCCGCGTTCCCCGGCGGACTGCTTCCACGCGGCCCTGGAGGCGGCGCGGATCGCGCTCACCTACCGCACGCCGGTGATCCTGCTGTCGGACAACTACGTGGCCAACGGCTCGGAGCCGTGGCTGCTACCCGAGGTCGAGAGCCTGCCGGATCTGCGGGTGGACTTCGCCACCGCCCCCAACGCGGAGGACGGGGTGACCTTCCTGCCGTACCTGCGGGACCCGCAGACCCTGGCCCGGCCGTGGGCGATCCCGGGTACGCCCGGGCTGGAGCACCGCATCGGTGGCCTGGAGAAGGCCGACAAGACCGGCGATATCTCCTACGACCCGGCCAACCACGATCTGATGGTCCGCACCCGCGCCGCCCGGATCGAGACGATCCCGGTGCCGGACGTGGAGGTGGAAGACCCCGACGGTGACGCCCGTGTCCTGGTGCTGGGCTGGGGCTCCACCTACGGGCCGATCGGCGCGGCCTGCCGCAGCCTGCGTCAACGCGGTCTGCCCGTCGCGCAGGCCCACCTGCGGCACCTGGCCCCGATGCCGGCCAACCTCGGCCAGGTCCTGGCCGCCTACGACCGGGTGGTCATCCCCGAGATGAACCTCGGCCAACTCGCCCACGTCATCCGCGCCAGGTATCTGGTCGACGTGATCGGCTACAACCAGGTCCGCGGCCTGCCGTTCACCGCCGCCGAGCTGGAGACCATGCTGGAAGAGGTCTGCAAGAATGTCTGA
- a CDS encoding 2-oxoacid:ferredoxin oxidoreductase subunit beta has translation MSEPVALKLTAKDFKSDQEVRWCPGCGDYAILAAVQGFMPELNIPRERIVFISGIGCSSRFPYYMNTYGMHSIHGRAPAIATGLSATRPDLSVWVVTGDGDALSIGGNHLIHALRRNVNLKILLFNNRIYGLTKGQYSPTSEVGKITKSTPVGSADAPFNPLSLALGAEATFVARTIDSDRKHLQSVLRAAAEHQGSAFVEIYQNCNIFNDGAFDQLKEPATRDDFLIRLEHGQPITFGKDGQHCVVHPPGGFGLEVRDTATTPADQIVVHDATVTDPAYAFALSRLPGLDLRNTPIGVFRSVTRPTYDSVVQEQVATAKAAVDETPEQQLAGLLASGDTWTIR, from the coding sequence ATGTCTGAGCCCGTCGCTCTCAAGCTCACCGCCAAGGACTTCAAATCCGACCAGGAAGTCCGCTGGTGCCCCGGCTGCGGCGACTACGCCATCCTCGCCGCCGTCCAGGGCTTCATGCCGGAGCTGAACATTCCCCGCGAGCGGATCGTGTTCATCTCCGGGATCGGCTGCTCGTCGCGTTTCCCGTACTACATGAACACCTACGGGATGCACTCCATCCACGGCCGCGCCCCGGCGATCGCCACCGGCCTGTCCGCCACCCGGCCGGACCTGTCCGTCTGGGTCGTCACCGGCGACGGTGACGCCCTGTCGATCGGCGGCAACCACCTGATCCACGCGCTCCGCCGCAACGTCAACCTCAAGATCCTGCTGTTCAACAACCGGATCTACGGGCTGACCAAGGGCCAGTACTCGCCCACCTCCGAGGTCGGCAAGATCACCAAGTCGACCCCGGTCGGCTCGGCGGACGCCCCGTTCAACCCCCTGTCCCTGGCGCTGGGCGCGGAGGCCACCTTCGTCGCCCGCACCATCGACTCCGACCGCAAGCACCTGCAGTCGGTGCTGCGGGCCGCCGCCGAGCACCAGGGCTCCGCGTTCGTGGAGATCTACCAGAACTGCAACATCTTCAACGACGGCGCCTTCGACCAGTTGAAGGAGCCGGCCACCCGGGACGACTTCCTGATCCGGCTGGAGCACGGCCAACCGATCACCTTCGGCAAGGACGGCCAGCACTGCGTCGTCCACCCGCCGGGCGGCTTCGGGCTGGAGGTCCGGGACACCGCCACCACCCCGGCCGACCAGATCGTGGTCCACGACGCGACCGTCACCGACCCCGCGTACGCCTTCGCGCTGTCTCGGCTGCCCGGCCTGGACCTGCGCAACACGCCCATCGGCGTCTTCCGCTCCGTCACCCGCCCCACCTACGACAGCGTGGTGCAGGAGCAGGTCGCGACCGCGAAGGCGGCGGTCGACGAGACCCCGGAGCAGCAGCTCGCCGGCCTCCTCGCCAGCGGCGACACCTGGACGATCAGGTGA
- a CDS encoding potassium channel family protein, producing the protein MIHFPAHRRAPLRALSLRLLAALALVCATVVAVWLDRDGYHDGNNEGGLTLLDCFYYAVVSLSTTGYGDVTPASQSARLVNVLFVAPARVLFLVILVGTTLEVLTDQYRNARRLIRWRKTVKDHVIICGYGTKGRSAVSALLENGMDKSRIVVVERSGTALRQATSAGLVTVEGSATRSAVLEEAHVRSAKAVIIATDSDDSSVMVALTTRQLTAGQVRIIAAVREAENAPLLKQSGAHHVIVSSATAGRLLGLSTSAPPLIDVVEDLLTPGQGMALAMRSAERDEVGRSPRELDSLVIALVRRGRVVTLTDRAGAEIETGDMIVYVRDDRPQTAAV; encoded by the coding sequence GTGATCCATTTTCCGGCGCACCGGCGGGCGCCGCTGCGCGCGCTCAGTCTGCGGCTGCTCGCGGCGCTGGCCCTGGTCTGCGCCACCGTGGTGGCGGTCTGGCTGGACCGGGACGGCTACCACGACGGCAACAACGAGGGCGGGCTGACCCTCCTCGACTGCTTCTACTACGCGGTGGTCTCGCTCTCCACCACCGGCTACGGGGACGTCACCCCGGCCAGCCAGTCGGCGCGGCTGGTCAACGTCCTGTTCGTCGCCCCGGCCCGGGTGCTCTTCCTGGTCATCCTGGTCGGCACCACCCTGGAAGTCCTGACCGACCAGTACCGGAACGCCCGTCGCCTGATCCGGTGGAGGAAGACCGTGAAGGACCACGTGATCATCTGCGGCTACGGCACCAAGGGCCGCAGCGCCGTCTCCGCGCTGCTGGAGAACGGGATGGACAAGTCCCGGATCGTGGTGGTGGAGCGCAGCGGCACCGCGTTGCGACAGGCCACCTCGGCCGGGCTGGTCACCGTCGAGGGCTCGGCGACCCGCTCGGCGGTGCTGGAGGAGGCACACGTCCGGTCGGCCAAGGCGGTGATCATCGCGACCGACAGCGACGACTCGTCGGTGATGGTGGCGCTCACCACCCGGCAGCTCACCGCCGGTCAGGTCCGGATCATCGCCGCCGTACGCGAGGCGGAGAACGCGCCGCTGCTCAAGCAGAGCGGTGCCCACCACGTGATCGTCTCCTCGGCGACCGCCGGCCGGCTGCTCGGCCTCTCCACCTCCGCCCCGCCGCTGATCGACGTGGTGGAGGATCTGCTCACCCCGGGGCAGGGCATGGCGCTGGCCATGCGCTCGGCCGAACGCGACGAGGTGGGCAGATCGCCGCGCGAGCTGGACTCGCTGGTCATCGCCCTGGTCCGTCGCGGCCGGGTGGTGACGCTCACCGACCGGGCCGGCGCGGAGATCGAGACCGGCGACATGATCGTCTACGTGCGCGACGACCGCCCCCAGACCGCCGCCGTCTGA
- a CDS encoding helix-turn-helix domain-containing protein codes for MSLLRRVIGGVLRRVRLRQGRTLREVAQAAGVSLPYLSEVERGRKEASSEVLAAICRALGIHLSDLLEEARDELRRVERRTPVTSGLALARLDRAPAGRGAHSGPQLRAGGGPRLHITRRPGTPVPLLGGALRLPATGPAPVGPPIGYASPAVFGTGTRIWLIPSPPAVRRRPRTSLTLARRRARAGGRRLTAA; via the coding sequence ATGTCGTTGCTGCGACGGGTGATCGGCGGAGTGCTCCGCCGGGTACGGCTACGGCAGGGCCGCACGCTGCGCGAGGTCGCCCAGGCGGCCGGGGTGTCGCTGCCGTACCTCTCGGAGGTGGAGCGCGGCCGCAAGGAAGCCTCCTCGGAGGTGCTGGCGGCGATCTGCCGCGCGCTCGGCATCCACCTCTCCGACCTGCTCGAGGAGGCCCGCGACGAGCTGCGGCGGGTCGAGCGGCGTACGCCGGTGACCTCCGGGCTGGCGCTGGCCCGGCTGGACCGGGCACCGGCGGGGCGCGGCGCGCACAGCGGCCCGCAGCTGCGCGCCGGCGGTGGGCCACGACTCCACATCACCCGGCGTCCCGGCACCCCGGTCCCGCTGCTCGGCGGGGCGCTGCGGCTGCCGGCCACCGGGCCGGCGCCCGTCGGCCCCCCGATCGGGTACGCGTCGCCGGCGGTCTTCGGGACGGGCACCCGGATCTGGCTGATCCCGTCGCCGCCGGCCGTGCGCCGTCGTCCGCGTACCTCATTGACGCTGGCCCGGCGGCGGGCCCGGGCCGGCGGGCGGCGGCTGACCGCCGCGTAG
- a CDS encoding ClpP family protease yields the protein MGYGIWMLDGGQPSFGDQVFERLLKERIIFLGTEVTDASANQICAQILLLAAEDPERDIFLYINSPGGSVSAGMAVYDTMRYVKNDVATLALGMAGSMGQFLLCAGAAGKRFALPHSRIMMHQPSGGMGGTAADITIQAENMLHVKRTMQELIARHSGHTLDEIQEDWDRDRWFTAEQAREYGLIDRVLTRAEQLPA from the coding sequence ATGGGGTACGGCATCTGGATGCTGGACGGCGGGCAGCCGTCCTTCGGCGACCAGGTCTTCGAGCGGCTGCTCAAGGAACGCATCATCTTCCTCGGCACCGAGGTCACCGACGCCTCGGCCAACCAGATCTGCGCGCAGATCCTGCTCCTCGCCGCCGAGGACCCGGAGCGGGACATCTTCCTCTACATCAACTCGCCGGGCGGCTCGGTCAGCGCCGGGATGGCCGTCTACGACACCATGCGGTACGTCAAGAACGACGTGGCGACCCTGGCGCTCGGGATGGCCGGCTCAATGGGGCAGTTCCTGCTCTGCGCCGGCGCGGCCGGCAAGCGCTTCGCGCTCCCCCACTCGCGGATCATGATGCACCAGCCTTCCGGCGGGATGGGTGGCACGGCCGCCGACATCACCATCCAGGCGGAGAACATGCTGCACGTGAAGCGGACCATGCAGGAGCTGATCGCCCGGCACAGCGGTCACACGCTGGACGAGATCCAGGAAGACTGGGACCGGGACCGCTGGTTCACCGCCGAGCAGGCCCGCGAGTACGGCCTGATCGACCGGGTGTTAACCCGCGCCGAGCAGCTTCCGGCCTGA
- a CDS encoding HAD-IIB family hydrolase — MNDLRVVAFDLDDTLAVSKSQIDGRMSELLGHLLGEVDVLIISGGRFEQFETQVLAHLDLAEDKLRRLHLMPTCGTRYLRWQDGEWRLIYAEDLSEADKARIVTALTESAKALGLWETRTWGDIIEDRGSQITFSALGQSAPPAEKYGWDPDGSKKKRLRDAVAEKLPDLEVRGGGSTSIDVTRKGVDKAYGMRKLLECLDLKNDNVLFVGDRLDHGGNDYPVKAMGIQCHAVTCWEETADYVEALVDGLVKRRTEPA; from the coding sequence ATGAATGATCTTCGAGTGGTGGCGTTCGACCTGGACGACACCCTGGCTGTCTCCAAGTCCCAGATCGATGGCCGGATGTCGGAACTCCTCGGCCACCTGCTGGGCGAGGTGGACGTCCTGATCATCTCCGGTGGCCGGTTCGAGCAGTTCGAGACGCAGGTGCTGGCCCACCTCGATCTCGCGGAGGACAAGCTGCGTCGGCTGCACCTGATGCCGACCTGTGGCACCCGTTACCTCCGCTGGCAGGACGGCGAGTGGCGGCTGATCTACGCCGAGGACCTGAGCGAGGCGGACAAGGCCCGCATCGTCACTGCGCTCACCGAGTCGGCGAAGGCGCTCGGCCTCTGGGAGACGCGGACCTGGGGGGACATCATCGAGGACCGGGGCAGCCAGATCACGTTCTCCGCGCTGGGCCAGTCCGCCCCGCCCGCCGAGAAGTACGGCTGGGACCCGGACGGCAGCAAGAAGAAGCGGCTCCGGGACGCGGTCGCCGAGAAGCTGCCCGACCTGGAGGTACGCGGCGGCGGCTCCACGTCGATCGACGTCACCCGCAAGGGTGTGGACAAGGCGTACGGCATGCGCAAGCTGCTGGAGTGCCTGGATCTGAAGAACGACAACGTGCTCTTCGTCGGTGACCGGCTGGACCACGGCGGCAACGACTACCCGGTCAAGGCGATGGGTATCCAGTGCCACGCCGTCACCTGCTGGGAGGAGACCGCCGACTACGTCGAGGCCCTCGTCGACGGCCTGGTGAAGCGGCGCACGGAGCCGGCCTGA
- a CDS encoding malectin domain-containing carbohydrate-binding protein, giving the protein MTPYALFRTQRTGKTFAYVFKNAPAGTYQIGLDFAEIEKVKAGMRTFDVLVDPQRPEGPGGPARMR; this is encoded by the coding sequence GTGACACCGTACGCGTTGTTCCGGACCCAGCGGACCGGGAAGACGTTCGCCTACGTGTTCAAGAACGCGCCCGCCGGCACGTACCAGATCGGCCTCGACTTCGCGGAGATCGAGAAGGTCAAGGCCGGCATGCGTACCTTCGATGTCCTGGTCGATCCTCAACGCCCTGAAGGTCCAGGAGGACCCGCGCGTATGAGATAG